The following are encoded together in the Malaya genurostris strain Urasoe2022 chromosome 3, Malgen_1.1, whole genome shotgun sequence genome:
- the LOC131435239 gene encoding transcriptional repressor p66-beta isoform X4 gives MEQMEVDDAVVDLSVGSVRESLAITAATARDLRALTQNSGLTITPALPPSACSPSAPGNTSPVPGRRVLRPRTEPKSYAEVPDIVLLPAKVNGRSYNGAVAAGLSESEDDEMPPVFPIKELTAAEIWERERGLRKLREELRSEETKLVLLKKLKQSQQVMMKENLIVTSSNTNINNPLAAIPAALTKGSLSVTPTNSVPLPAHSKSSKIVSATPVNRGSPINITPVTKPLQRQPSLPGGATLTPSTPGQRHSMGLPRAGSNLTITPSVTITPTNAPSSTIKQRNVHSGQISNSVSITPAPSIPAQISCTTVEPVSLKRDRDSAREDSQTQAQRQAAAKLALRKQLEKTLLQIPPPKPPPPEMHFIPNPSNTEFVYLLGLEYVVDYLTKDKKLCMPQQPYRCAQCKIDFTPVWKWEKQGKRGNPTFQNIPAGKDAKVICEQCVTSNVKKALKAEHTNRLKTAFVKALQQEQEIEARLATQSSPSPIDIRPTPSSTPNLREQREMQLEQQQQQERQQAQERQQQREREQQQERQAAAQRQKEQQEQLRQQQLQQLQQQQQQLQQQIQQQQLQQLQQQEQQQRHHQMHQQHAHLQQQPSKSKTPTPAPRPTPTPPTQQTPPPASSSRSSRHSATANAAAEAAAAQLSALAGLGQLGALGNLGSLSNTTAAAAAMQAFQQQLFRGIQQGLSTGNLNNLQHMMQFSPLLYSYQLAMAQAAALSAAGKSGNTGGGGGGSNNNANAAAAAASLADMQRAMELQRQYMEMMPQSGPGPSNNRQSNWKS, from the exons ATGGAACAAATGGAAGTGGACGATGCTGTCGTTGATTTGAGTGTTGGTTCGGTTAGAGAGTCTCTCGCTATCACCGCGGCAACAGCACGTGATTTACGTGCGTTGACACAGAACTCGGGTCTAACTATCACCCCTGCTCTACCGCCGTCAGCATGTTCCCCGTCGGCTCCCGGTAACACATCACCAGTTCCTGGTAGACGGGTTTTACGTCCTCGCACCGAACCAAAATCTTATGCGGAAGTGCCGGACATAGTGCTTCTGCCGGCCAAAGTGAATGGTCGTTCTTACAACGGAGCTGTCGCTGCCGGATTATCGGAATCAGAGGACGATGAAATGCCGCCCGTATTTCCAATTAAAGAACTAACGGCTGCCGAAATTTGGGAGCGAGAACGAGGCCTACGTAAATTGCGCGAAGAGTTGCGTAGCGAGGAGACCAAACTGGTCCTGCTGAAAAAGTTAAAGCAATCTCAACAAGTGATGATGAAAGAGAATCTAATCGTGACATCGAGTAATACAAATATAAACAATCCACTGGCCGCGATTCCTGCAGCTCTCACCAAGGGTTCGCTTAGTGTTACACCAACGAATTCCGTTCCACTGCCTGCTCACTCAAAATCTTCCAAAATTGTCTCAGCGACACCCGTCAA TCGGGGATCGCCAATCAATATAACTCCCGTAACGAAACCTTTGCAGCGACAACCATCACTTCCGGGTGGGGCAACACTGACACCCAGTACTCCTGGACAGCGCCATTCAATGGGACTCCCGAGAGCAGGTTCCAATCTCACTATCACACCGTCGGTCACGATAACTCCCACCAATGCTCCTTCGAGCACTATCAAGCAGCGTAAT GTGCACTCAGGCCAGATAAGCAACTCGGTGTCCATCACACCAGCTCCTTCCATCCCGGCACAAATCAGTTGCACAACCGTGGAACCGGTTTCGCTGAAG CGTGACCGCGATTCGGCGAGGGAAGATTCTCAGACTCAAGCTCAAAGGCAAGCAGCTGCAAAACTAGCTCTTAGAAAGCAACTGGAAAAGACCTTACTCCAG ATCCCACCACCGAAACCTCCGCCACCGGAAATGCATTTCATTCCGAACCCGAGTAACACTGAATTTGTATATCTACTCGGACTCGAGTATGTCGTGGACTATCTGACAAAGGACAAGAAACTTTGTATGCCACAACAACCGTACCGGTGTGCGCAGTGCAAGATCGATTTTACTCCAGTATGGAAATGGGAAAAACAGGGTAAAAGAGGAAATCCCACTTTTCAGAACATTCCAG CTGGCAAGGATGCCAAAGTTATCTGCGAACAATGTGTTACTAGTAATGTGAAAAAAGCTCTCAAGGCAGAACATACGAACCGGCTCAAGACTGCGTTTGTTAAAGCACTTCAGCAAGAGCAGGAAATCGAAGCTAGATTAGCCACTCAGAGCAGTCCTTCGCCGATAGATATTCGCCCAACACCGTCGTCAACACCGAATCTGCGAGAGCAACGTGAGATGCAATtggaacaacagcagcagcaagaaCGGCAGCAAGCTCAAGAGCGCCAACAGCAGCGAGAACGTGAGCAACAACAAGAACGACAGGCGGCTGCACAG CGTCAAAAAGAACAGCAAGAACAGCTTCGGCAGCAGCAATTACAGCAactccaacaacaacaacagcaacttcAACAACAAATCCAACAGCAGCAACTACAACAATTGCAACAACAGGAACAACAGCAACGTCATCATCAAATGCACCAACAACATGCTCATCTTCAACAGCAACCATCGAAATCAAAAACACCGACACCGGCTCCGAGACCGACACCGACTCCGCCCACCCAACAGACACCCCCACCGGCATCTAGTTCACGATCCAGCCGCCATAGCGCAACAGCGAATGCCGCAGCCGAAGCAGCAGCTGCTCAACTTTCGGCTCTCGCCGGTCTCGGTCAACTTGGTGCCCTCGGTAATCTGGGCAGTCTGAGCAATACGACTGCCGCTGCGGCTGCTATGCAGGCGTTCCAGCAGCAATTGTTTAGAG GAATTCAACAAGGTCTGTCCACCGGAAACCTAAATAATCTACAACATATGATGCAATTCTCGCCACTATTGTACTCTTATCAACTTGCGATGGCTCAAGCGGCAG CATTGTCAGCGGCTGGTAAGAGCGGTAATACTGGTGGTGGCGGTGGAGGCAGCAATAACAACGCAAACGCAGCAGCCGCAGCCGCCTCTTTGGCTGATATGCAACGTGCGATGGAGCTGCAGCGCCAGTACATGGAAATGATGCCTCAGAGCGGACCAGGTCCGAGTAATAATCGACAGTCGAACTGGAAATCTTAA